The Nitrosomonas sp. PY1 genomic sequence AAAGAAAAGCACCCAACGGCACATCCGCCATCATCTGCCCAGAAACTGATTGCTTTAATGTCTTTTCCAGTGCGCTCACTGCCTCTGTATCGGAACTAAACCGATAAGGATCTGCAACACCGATTAAAGCAGCTTCTTTCGCTGACCAATAAACGAATGGCACAGGTTTCTCTCTTCGGTGCAGAATTTCTTGGGTAAATTCAAGCCATGTACCCGGAATCAATTTTGCAATATCGTGGTAGATCGAATAGGGCGCAGGAACATAGTTATGCCTCATGAGCAAACCCAACACATTTCGATTAATTTCGCCTTTAAACCCTGGAATTTTCCGTAATGCCTTAAGCTCCGAACCGAAAACCAATAGATCGCCGAAAAAACCATAATAAAGTGGCTTTTCACCCATCCTGTCTCGCGTTAATATTAACTTTCGCTCCTGCTTGTCCCACAGTGCAATCGCAAACATACCGACAGTCTTTTTCAGTGTAGCTTCAACCCCCCAATACTCAAATGCTGCCAGTAACGATTCGGTATCCGCATGCCCACGCCAGTTGGGTGCTCGCCCACACTTTTCCAACTCTTCCCGGAGATCCAAATGATTGTAAATTTCACCATTGAAAATAATAACAAAACGGCCACTAGCGGAAATCATGGGTTGATGGCCTGCAGGAGATAAATCTATGATAGACAAACGCCTGTGAACAAACCCTATTGAGGCATCTTTGTCCACCCAGACACCCATATCATCAGGGCCTCGATGGGCGATAGCACTGCCAGCTTGCTTCAATATTTCTTCTATGTCATTGGGTAAAAAACTTGCACTCAATACACCCGCTATTCCACACATTTAAGCAAATCCTAGTTATTTAAAAAAAGAAAATTCGAAGTAAGCATCAGTATTCCAAATCATCAGAAAGATATGCTGACGCCACGCACTCTTTTTCTGCTTTCGCTCTATTCCAAAATTAATTAGCCTCCTAGAAATGGATAAGTGCATTACCTTTTGACGCGATCGAACAGCTTATCCCACATCGCCAAAACACTCTCTACCGAAAAGCGCTCGCGGACATCGACCGCTTTTTGTGCCATGCGCTCACGCCGCTTATCATCCCCCATCAATTGATCCAGCGCTGATGTCAACGCCGTCACATCACCCACTGGATTCACCAACAACCCATCTTCACCATCACGAATAATATCGCGCGGACCCGTGTCGCAATCATAACTTACCACCGCGCACCCATGCGCCATCGCTTCAACCAATGTATTCGGGAATCCTTCAAAGCTTGAACTCATCACATATAAATCTGCACGCGCATACCAATCGCCCACATTACCCACTCCACCCGGTAAATGCACGCGTGATTCCAAACCCAACGCTTTAATTTGCGATTCCAACGCCCCTCTCAGCGGCCCTTCCCCAAGAATCACCAGGTCCCAATCCCCATAACGCTTCGCAAGCGTTGCAAACGACATCAAACAACAGTCAAATTGCTTTAATGCTATCAATCGCCCTACCGCCAAAAGAAGTCTACGTTTATCCGCAAGCAGCGTAAGCGGAACCAACCTAGGCTCAAAAGCCGATAGTGGATATGAAACTGGGTTAGGAACGACCGTACCTTTAGCTCGTGGAATTGCGCTCTGTAACCAACTCAACCCTTTATGGGTTTGCATAACCACCGATGATGCATACGGGTAAGTCAATTTCCGAAGCAATTCATAGAATCGACCAATGGACCTTACAGGTGGATAAGTTCTTTCTGAAACAACCACAGCATATCCACTACCCCACGCAGCCAGTATCGTGGCGACATTTACATTGGTAAGAAAAGAGAGCACCACATCAGGTTGGATTGTTTTAATCAAATGCCGTAGCGCAAAAAGACGCTTGAACTGAACAAACAGACCGAGCCGATCAAAATTCCCCACCAGATCAGATAAATAACACAATTGAATTTTGTCTGACAGCGCATAAAAACACTCTCCGCGCTTCGAATACGTCACCACAAGCGTTACTTGGTATCCACGCTCAACCCATGCGTTTGCCAAGTTTGCAGCAACCCGCTCAGCGCCTCCGCTACTCATTGCACTCACACAAAAAAGAATTTTTCTAGCCATCACAGGAAATTTATCATTCTCAATTCAATTGTTAGAAAAATTCTCATCAAGCGCATCTTCGGTCGGAAGAAATAAGCTCACGTTCCTTAGCCATCAAGGCTGCTAGAGTAATAATTCCAACAGTTTCACTTAACAAAGTATTGCTGAAGAAACCCAGAAATGCAAAATATACGGCAATCAAAATAAATGCGACACCAAACTCAGAACCCTGACGAGATGAAGCACGACGATACAAGCGTATTCCTTTGAACAAAATAATCCCCATGAAAGTGGCATAAAGAATTCCGCCCCATATACCTTGCTCAAACATTAACTGCAAATACATATTATGCGGTGGGTGAGGAAAACCCCATGCTGGAAAGGTTTCATCCAGTTCCCTCATACCGTACCCTACAAGAGGGTTCTCAGTAAATCTTTGCCAAGCCAATTCGGCAACATATCTCCTCTCCTGTGCGCTTTCATCGTTCGACTCTTTACCCATCGTCTCAAAAAACTGTAACCGTCCTGCTACATTATCATGGTTAATTTCTGTGGAACTTAATCCTATTGAAAATAGCGTAGCGCCAATAATGGATACAAAGGGTACGACAACTAATAATATTAGCAAGGTTTTCTTATTAAAATGGCCACGTAGAATCCATACCAAAGATACTAATATCGCTAGCAGCATAGCCGAACGAGAAAATGTCGGGAACACTCCCATTCCCATAACCAGAATCAGAAAAATACGCCAACGCATCGCAATAAAAGGCATGATAGCGATACACATGATCACCAATAGCCCACCTGCAATATTGGCATTAACGAAAAAACCAGCTGCTCGACCAGGATTACTTCCTTTTTGATCTGCCGGAATAAATGTAAATGGCACAAGATAATCTATCCAAAAACATACCGCAGCAAACAAAGCACACCCGAACCAAACAGCTACAAGTCGCCGAAAATCGACCCCTGCAGTCAACACAAAACAAGCTGAAAAAAGTAATAACGCGAGAAACCGGCTACGCCATGATCGATCTTCGGCCGAAAAATAACCTGCATCGACAAATACGACCCACAGCAAACCCGATAGCGCATAAACTAGAAACCAATAAAACATTGGCTCAGACAATAACAACTTCACTATTTTCGGCTTCAGGAAAACAAAAGCTGCAGCCATGATCCATGCGATCACATAATACCAAGTCGTTTCTGGCCCACCAAATCTATAATGATAAATGGGCCAATTCGTAAAAAAAACTATTACTAGCCCTATTAAGCTTAAAGAAGCCAACCAATGAACATTATTTTTATCGTTATTTAGCGACATAATGAATTATCATCAAGTTGAACGATGCCGATTTTTCCCTTGCTGCGCTATTATTTTGCTAAAAACTTCATCCCACATCGCCAAAATACTTTCTACCGAAAAGCGCTCGCGGACATCGACCGCTTTTTGTGCCATGCGCTCACGCCGCTTATCATCCCCCATCAATTGATCCAGCGCTGATGTCAACGCCGTCACATCACCCACTGGATTCACCAACAACCCATCTTCACCATCACGAATAATATCGCGCGGACCCGTGTCGCAATCATAACTTACCACCGCGCACCCATGCGCCATCGCTTCAACCAATGTATTCGGGAATCCTTCAAAGCTTGAACTCATCACATATAAATCTGCACGCGCATACCAATCGCCCACATTACCCACTCCACCCGGTAAATGCACGCGTGATTCCAAACCCAACGCTCTAATTTGCGATTCCAACGCCCCTCTCAGCGGCCCTTCCCCAAGAATCACCAGGTCCCAATCCCCATAACGCTTCGCAAGCGTTGCAAACGACATCAAACAACAGTCAAATCGTTTTTGATCCGCTAAGCGCCCTACTCCCAATAATAATTTACGCCCGTCCGCAAGCAATGTTTGTGGAGCTAACTTAGGCTCAAACACCGATAATGGATAGGGAATCGGATTGGGAATAACAGAGCCTTGTGCGCCTCGAATATTCTCGATTATCCATTGCATGCCCATTTTTGTCTGCACAACAATCGACGCTGCATAAGGATAGGTAAGCACACGCAATATGTTATAAAACCGACCAACTGGTTCCATAGGTGGATAGATTCGCTCAGAAACAACCACAGCATATCCACTACCCCACGCAGCCAGTATCGTGGCGACATTTACATTGGTAAGAAAAGAGAGCACCACATCAGGTTGGATAGTTTTAATCAAACGCCGTAGCGCAAAAAGACGCTTGAACTGAACAAACAGACCGAGCCGATCAAAACTCCCCACCAGATCAGATAAATAACATAATTGAATCTTGTCTGACAACGCATAAAAACACTCTCCGCGCTTCGAATACGTCACCACAAGCGTTACTTGGTATCCACGCTCGACCCATGCATTGGCCAAGTTTGCAGCAACCCGCTCAGCGCCTCCGCTACTCATTGCACTCACACAAAAAAGAATTTTCCTAGCCATACTGGAAATTAATCCCTCATTGACTTCGTTAAAAAATTCGCATCATGCATGCTTAGCGGTCTCTGCTTTTTTCTAAACGTTAAAAATACTCAAATTTGGAATATCAACAATACGAAATCTGACAATATGAGACACAAAATACACAGCACATTCAATTACTTCAAATACGTCGCCGACTTAGCAACGACCTTGATAAAAAGGCTATCCCACATCGCCAAAACACTCTCTACCGAAAAGCGCTCGCGGACATCGACCGCTTTTTGTGCCATACGCTCACGCCGCTTATCATCTCCCATCAATTGATCCAGCGCCGATGTCAACGCCGTCACATCACCCACTGGATTCACCAACAACCCATCTTCACCATCACGAATAATATCGCGCGGACCCGTGTCGCAATCATAACTTACCACCGCGCACCCATGCGCCATCGCTTCAACCAATGTATTCGGGAATCCTTCAAAGCTTGAACTCATCACATATAAATCTGCACGCGCATACCAATCGCCCACATTACCCACTCCACCCGGTAAATGCACGCGTGATTCCAAACCCAACGCTTTAATTTGTAATTCCAACGCCCCTCTCAGCGGCCCTTCCCCAAGAATCACCAGGTCCCAATCCCCATAACGCTTCGCAAGCGTTGCAAACGACATCAAACAACAGTCAAATCGTTTTTGATCCGCTAAGCGCCCTACTCCCAACAATAATTTACGCTCGTCCGCAAGCAATGTTTGTGGAGCTAACTTAGGCTCAAACACCGATAATGGATAGGGAATCGGATTGGGAATAACAGAGCCATTGGCTCGCGGAATCTCATTCTGCAACCAAGTTAATCCCTTATGCGTTTGCATAACTATCGAAGCTGCATGGGGATAAGTCCATTGACGAATCTGATGCCAAAATCGATTCAGGGGAAACATCGGAGGATAAACACGTTCGGAACCCACGACCGGAATGCCCAGACGAATACCCGCCAAGATAGCAAGTGCGGCACTGATTGTCATCATACCCAACACAACATCCGGTTTAATTCTGCAAAGCACCCTACGCAATCTTAAGATACGGTTTAAGTTTGCAAAAATTGCCTTAAAAATATTTGAAGACTCTCTAGCAAGATTAAGTGAAATATGCGTAATACCGACATTCATCTGATAGAAATCAGTAGATTTATCTTCAAGCGTAATCACTGTTACTTGATTACCGTGCTTCAGCCATTCATTCGCTAAGTTAACAACAGTACGTTCAGCTCCCCCTCGACGTAAAGAATGGATAAAAATTACAATATTCATATCAATGCGTAGATTAAATGAATCGCCGCGAAGCAATATAAAGACAAGCAGTCGACCATACGTACATCAATCCAGTTGACAGAGCAATTCCTGATACTCCCATCAAATCGGGCAGAAATAGATTGCCGATGATTTTAATGAACAAATTCGTAACCGTAAAAAACGCAATGACATTATAACGCTCATGGCTTGCTAATAACTGCACGAGAACCAATCCCGCATAAAAAAATGGCACTTGAATCAATCCCCAACGCAATACATCCGAAACGCTTTGCGTATCCGCGGCGCTAAATTGTCCTCTTTCAAAGAGAATAGCGATAACCCAGGGTGAAAGTATCCAAAATATCAAAAGCACCCCCAGTCCAAGCAAAAACATCCACCCGCACCACTGCAACGCGGTTTTCTTAAGATCGCCTTCACCTTTTGCATGCATATCTGAGAACACAGGCAAAACCGCCCTACCAATTGCCATTGCTCCTAGACTCAACAAAAGCGCAAGTACACGATTGGAGTAACTCAGAGTGGAGATAGCACCAACCCCTAGATTAGCCGCAGTAAATTGATCGATGATTATGGAAAAACTCATTAACGTTTGACTAATCGCCAATACTCCGATGGCATTCCAGAAACCTTTCCACGCAGGCGATTGAAAAGTGAAACGAGGTAATTTTAGTTGGTTACTTTGCATCAAAGGAATCGACAGTGCCACCAGTTGAAACACCACGCCTATCAATGTCCCCCAAAGTAAAGGCTCAGTCATCCAAGTAGATGGCAAAAATAACACCACAAAAATCACTAATGCAGGTATCGCTTCGAAAAGCGTATTTCGGTGATGCCCATTAGCTAACATCCATGCAGAAAACAAATTGATCACAATCCCCAGCAATCCGATTGACGCTAATCCCGTTGCAAAATTATCGGCCAAATGCTGTGTAGAAATAGGTAATCCTGTCCAATTCGCTCTCAGGATATATGGGAATGAAAAGTAAATAAGAATACTGAGAAGAATGCCTAGAACAATCGTAAATCCAAATACTTCATTCCTAAATTGCTGGATATCTATCGCATTGCTTACTTTCAAACGAGCCAGAAGTGGCACCAAAACAATGGATAAAACACTAAACCAAACCGATACAGGCCAATTAATCAGGGAGAAAACCAAAACATACGCATCTACAATCTCGCTAATGCCATAGCGCCACGCAATTGCCATTTCCTTGGCTGCACCGGCTAGCCTACCTATCAAAACAAAAGCGCTCACCAATAAAAAACTGCTCGCGATTCGACGATGATATGATTCTGGATTGGTAATGTGATGGCGAATGCGACTAAAAAAAGCCATAAGGATTACAATTTATAGTGTTATCAAGCTTTTTAGGAATAATAAAAATCATCAGCAGAAACAAAAGAAAGCATGATAATTAAGGTCGATTAATATAGCTTCGATACCAATCCACCCATTTTCTGATTCCAACCGCAAGTTCGGTTTTTGGTTCAAAATGGATATCACGTTTGAGATCTTCAACATCAGCATAAGTAGCAATCACGTCACCTGGTTGCATGGGCAGCAAATTCTTTTTAGCGGTTCGCTCTAAAGCATCTTCGATTATTTTAATAAAAGTAATCAATTCTACAGGTTGATGGTTACCGATGTTATAAACCCGATAAGGCGCATAACTAGAACCTGGATTAGGCGCATCGGTTTTAAAGTGCAAATCAGATGATGCAACACGATCCAGAACGCGAACAGTCCCCTCAGCAATGTCATCCACATAGGTAAAATCACGCTGCATTTTGCCATGATTGAATACATCGATAGCGCGATCCTCAAGAATAGCACTCGTGAATAACCAGGGAGACATATCCGGACGCCCCCAGGGACCATAAACCGTAAAATAACGCAACCCTGTAGTTGGTAATCCATACAAATGGCTATAGGTATGCGCCATCAATTCATTGGCTTTCTTAGTAGCCGCATACAGACTCACCGGATGATCAACACTATCATCAACGGAAAAAGGCATCCGAGTATTTGCCCCATATACACTGGATGAACTCGCATACACTAGGTGTTCTACTTCATTATGACGGCAACCCTCAAGTATATTGCCAAAACCAATCAAGTTGGTTTGCATATATACATGTGGATTCTTTAGAGAATATCGAACACCAGCTTGTGCCGCGAGATTAATGACCCGCTGCGGCTTTTCTTTGGCAAACAAATCTTCAACGACTTTTCGATCGGCGATATCGCCTTGCGTAAATTTAAAATTGAGATAGTCAACCAGTTGTCCAAGCCTGGCGTGTTTGAGACGTGGATCATAATAGTCATTGAAATTATCAATTCCTATCACCTCATCACCCCGTTTAAGCAAAACCTGCGCAACATGCATACCGATAAAACCAGCAACACCCGTTACCAGAACTTTCATAGCATTAATTTCTTCCGATCGAATAATAAACAAAACCACGGCGTTTCATGGCTTCTACACCGAATAAATTGCGACCGTCAAAAATGACAGGATTAATAAGCTCGGCTTTAACGAGATCGAAATCTGGCACGCGAAATTGTTGCCATTCCGTAACAACAATCAACGCATCTGCATTACGTAATGCTTGCTCTTTAGTTCCCATAAGAATCAAATCGTCACGTTGACCATAGATACGCTGACACTCTTTCATCGCTACTGGATCAAAGGCTTGCACTTTTACACCCGATTCCCAAAGCGCTTCGATCAACGTGCGGCTAGGCGCTTCTCGCATATCATCGGTATTTGGCTTAAAACTGAGCCCCCACACAGCCATAGTTTTACCGGCAAGCGCGTTAGCATTGCCAAAATGTTGTTTGATTTTCTCGAATAATTTATTTTTTTGACGATAATTAACGGTTTCTGTTGCTTTAAGCAGCTCGGCATCATAGCCAACTTGCTCAGCAGCCTTTTGCAATGCTTGCACATCTTTAGGAAAACAACTACCACCATAACCACAACCCGGATAGATAAAGTGATATCCAATACGGGGATCTGCGCCGATACCGTTACGCACCTGCTCAATATCCGCACCTAGCTTCTCTGCAATATTGGCCAATTCATTCATAAAGCTTATCTTGGTTGCCAGCATCGCATTGGCTGCATACTTTGTCAGTTCTGCACTTTCAACATCCATAAATAAAGTGCGTTCATGATTGCGGTTAAATGGTTCATACAGTTCAACCATACATTCTTTCGCTTTTATCGAACGGGTTCCAATGATAATACGATCCGGCTTCATGAAATCATCAACAGCCGCGCCTTCCTTTAGAAATTCCGGATTGGAAACCACATCGAATGGAATTTGTTTGCCGCGCTCAGTCAATATCTGGTTGATTTTTGCTTGGACTTTTTTTGCCGAGCCCACCGGAACTGTCGATTTATTTAGCACTACTTTATAATCCTGCATGTTTCGAGCGATGACCTCAGCAACCTTTAAAACATGCTGTAAATCGGCAGATCCATCTTCACTCGGTGGAGTGCCCACGGCAATAATTTGTATTTCACTATGGTCAATAGCTTTTGCTGCATCCGTAGTAAAATGCAAGCGTCCTTCGCGCACGCCACGTTCAACGATGTTTTCAAGTCCAGGCTCCCATATTGGCAAGATGCCTTTATTCAAATTGTCGATCTTATTCTGATCAATATCGACACAAAACACATTGTGACCAACCTCTGCCAAACAGCTACCAGTAACTAAACCAACGTACCCTGTACCAAAGATACTAACTTTCATTACTATTACTCTCTAGTCGTAATTCCAAATAAAGTACTCCACCGCAAACGGTAAAGAATTAAACTCGGAAGAGATTAAATAAAAAACCAACCAAAATGCATACAATAATATTTACTATGGAGATAAGTGCCGAATCAATAAGGAACCTAAGGCAGTAAATACATCCTGTTTGCTTAAAGAACAGCTTGAGGCTTTAATTAGCTCACTCTAAAAGGTATGGAAGTATTCCATAAAATACTCCATCAATCAAAATTTTATCGATTCAGGATAGTGAAACCAAGACCAAGTCTTCAAAATTAGATTTTACTTCAAAGAAAGACTCTCTAAAGCTTTTTGGTGATTCCACTTACCATGAAATAAGTGGCCCTTTTTTTCAGGTGTACGATCACTAGTCCAAGTCAGGTAGTTACCATCCGGTGTAAATACTGGCAAGCCATCAAAGCCTTCTAGATCAGTTACTCGTACTGGGTCTTTTTTGCCGTCTGTATCCACGATATAGAGCTCGAAATTGCGGTGCCCGTGTAAATTGGTAGTAAAAATAATGTATTTTCCTGAAGGGTGATAGAAAGGCGCCCATGACAATTTATTCAAATGGGTAATCTGCTTCTGATCGGTGCCATCAATGTTCATAGTAAAGATCTCAGCTTCCCGACCATTATCAGAGAAGCGTCGCCACACGATTCTCTTTCCATCCGGACTAAAAAAAGGTCCACCGTCATAGCTTTTGGTTTGTGTTAAGCGCTTCACATTCGAGCCATCCGCATCCATGATATAAATATCAATCAACGCAGAAGGATTCGCTTTAAATAAGGCCGCCTCTTCATCAGACAATTTTTCCGCATATGCACGTCGATTGGAAGCAAAAGCAATCTTTTTACCATCAGGTGACCACGATGCTTCCGCATCATAGCCCAATGTTCGGGTTAAATTCTTGATTCCTCCACCCGTAAAATCAGTTTCATAAATATCATAATATTCATCGTAATCCCAGGCATAAGAGTGCTGCACACCAGATTTCCTTTGCTCAATCTCAGCTTTCATTTTATTTTTTGCTTCAGGATCCTCATGTGTAGATGAGAACAATACTTTATCTTGCTTTGGATGAATCCATGCGCAAGTCGTTTTTCCAGTACCCGGCGATACCTGATTTACATCACCGCTAGCAATATTTTTCAGAAAAATTTGATAAAATGGATTGTCATCGGAAACTTCTGCTTGGTAAATCATCCAC encodes the following:
- a CDS encoding biopolymer transporter Tol; its protein translation is MMSVLRIDSKILLILLITATGYTQAYADTIGFITDEHQLSTKEKRVGEAYYRDDMKWMIYQAEVSDDNPFYQIFLKNIASGDVNQVSPGTGKTTCAWIHPKQDKVLFSSTHEDPEAKNKMKAEIEQRKSGVQHSYAWDYDEYYDIYETDFTGGGIKNLTRTLGYDAEASWSPDGKKIAFASNRRAYAEKLSDEEAALFKANPSALIDIYIMDADGSNVKRLTQTKSYDGGPFFSPDGKRIVWRRFSDNGREAEIFTMNIDGTDQKQITHLNKLSWAPFYHPSGKYIIFTTNLHGHRNFELYIVDTDGKKDPVRVTDLEGFDGLPVFTPDGNYLTWTSDRTPEKKGHLFHGKWNHQKALESLSLK
- a CDS encoding glycosyltransferase family 4 protein, whose protein sequence is MARKILFCVSAMSSGGAERVAANLANAWVERGYQVTLVVTYSKRGECFYALSDKIQLCYLSDLVGSFDRLGLFVQFKRLFALRRLIKTIQPDVVLSFLTNVNVATILAAWGSGYAVVVSERIYPPMEPVGRFYNILRVLTYPYAASIVVQTKMGMQWIIENIRGAQGSVIPNPIPYPLSVFEPKLAPQTLLADGRKLLLGVGRLADQKRFDCCLMSFATLAKRYGDWDLVILGEGPLRGALESQIRALGLESRVHLPGGVGNVGDWYARADLYVMSSSFEGFPNTLVEAMAHGCAVVSYDCDTGPRDIIRDGEDGLLVNPVGDVTALTSALDQLMGDDKRRERMAQKAVDVRERFSVESILAMWDEVFSKIIAQQGKNRHRST
- a CDS encoding glycosyltransferase family 4 protein, producing MNIVIFIHSLRRGGAERTVVNLANEWLKHGNQVTVITLEDKSTDFYQMNVGITHISLNLARESSNIFKAIFANLNRILRLRRVLCRIKPDVVLGMMTISAALAILAGIRLGIPVVGSERVYPPMFPLNRFWHQIRQWTYPHAASIVMQTHKGLTWLQNEIPRANGSVIPNPIPYPLSVFEPKLAPQTLLADERKLLLGVGRLADQKRFDCCLMSFATLAKRYGDWDLVILGEGPLRGALELQIKALGLESRVHLPGGVGNVGDWYARADLYVMSSSFEGFPNTLVEAMAHGCAVVSYDCDTGPRDIIRDGEDGLLVNPVGDVTALTSALDQLMGDDKRRERMAQKAVDVRERFSVESVLAMWDSLFIKVVAKSATYLK
- a CDS encoding NAD-dependent epimerase, whose protein sequence is MKVLVTGVAGFIGMHVAQVLLKRGDEVIGIDNFNDYYDPRLKHARLGQLVDYLNFKFTQGDIADRKVVEDLFAKEKPQRVINLAAQAGVRYSLKNPHVYMQTNLIGFGNILEGCRHNEVEHLVYASSSSVYGANTRMPFSVDDSVDHPVSLYAATKKANELMAHTYSHLYGLPTTGLRYFTVYGPWGRPDMSPWLFTSAILEDRAIDVFNHGKMQRDFTYVDDIAEGTVRVLDRVASSDLHFKTDAPNPGSSYAPYRVYNIGNHQPVELITFIKIIEDALERTAKKNLLPMQPGDVIATYADVEDLKRDIHFEPKTELAVGIRKWVDWYRSYINRP
- a CDS encoding UDP-glucose/GDP-mannose dehydrogenase family protein — protein: MKVSIFGTGYVGLVTGSCLAEVGHNVFCVDIDQNKIDNLNKGILPIWEPGLENIVERGVREGRLHFTTDAAKAIDHSEIQIIAVGTPPSEDGSADLQHVLKVAEVIARNMQDYKVVLNKSTVPVGSAKKVQAKINQILTERGKQIPFDVVSNPEFLKEGAAVDDFMKPDRIIIGTRSIKAKECMVELYEPFNRNHERTLFMDVESAELTKYAANAMLATKISFMNELANIAEKLGADIEQVRNGIGADPRIGYHFIYPGCGYGGSCFPKDVQALQKAAEQVGYDAELLKATETVNYRQKNKLFEKIKQHFGNANALAGKTMAVWGLSFKPNTDDMREAPSRTLIEALWESGVKVQAFDPVAMKECQRIYGQRDDLILMGTKEQALRNADALIVVTEWQQFRVPDFDLVKAELINPVIFDGRNLFGVEAMKRRGFVYYSIGRN
- a CDS encoding glycosyltransferase family 4 protein: MARKILFCVSAMSSGGAERVAANLANAWVERGYQVTLVVTYSKRGECFYALSDKIQLCYLSDLVGNFDRLGLFVQFKRLFALRHLIKTIQPDVVLSFLTNVNVATILAAWGSGYAVVVSERTYPPVRSIGRFYELLRKLTYPYASSVVMQTHKGLSWLQSAIPRAKGTVVPNPVSYPLSAFEPRLVPLTLLADKRRLLLAVGRLIALKQFDCCLMSFATLAKRYGDWDLVILGEGPLRGALESQIKALGLESRVHLPGGVGNVGDWYARADLYVMSSSFEGFPNTLVEAMAHGCAVVSYDCDTGPRDIIRDGEDGLLVNPVGDVTALTSALDQLMGDDKRRERMAQKAVDVRERFSVESVLAMWDKLFDRVKR
- a CDS encoding O-antigen ligase — translated: MSLNNDKNNVHWLASLSLIGLVIVFFTNWPIYHYRFGGPETTWYYVIAWIMAAAFVFLKPKIVKLLLSEPMFYWFLVYALSGLLWVVFVDAGYFSAEDRSWRSRFLALLLFSACFVLTAGVDFRRLVAVWFGCALFAAVCFWIDYLVPFTFIPADQKGSNPGRAAGFFVNANIAGGLLVIMCIAIMPFIAMRWRIFLILVMGMGVFPTFSRSAMLLAILVSLVWILRGHFNKKTLLILLVVVPFVSIIGATLFSIGLSSTEINHDNVAGRLQFFETMGKESNDESAQERRYVAELAWQRFTENPLVGYGMRELDETFPAWGFPHPPHNMYLQLMFEQGIWGGILYATFMGIILFKGIRLYRRASSRQGSEFGVAFILIAVYFAFLGFFSNTLLSETVGIITLAALMAKERELISSDRRCA
- the murJ gene encoding murein biosynthesis integral membrane protein MurJ → MAFFSRIRHHITNPESYHRRIASSFLLVSAFVLIGRLAGAAKEMAIAWRYGISEIVDAYVLVFSLINWPVSVWFSVLSIVLVPLLARLKVSNAIDIQQFRNEVFGFTIVLGILLSILIYFSFPYILRANWTGLPISTQHLADNFATGLASIGLLGIVINLFSAWMLANGHHRNTLFEAIPALVIFVVLFLPSTWMTEPLLWGTLIGVVFQLVALSIPLMQSNQLKLPRFTFQSPAWKGFWNAIGVLAISQTLMSFSIIIDQFTAANLGVGAISTLSYSNRVLALLLSLGAMAIGRAVLPVFSDMHAKGEGDLKKTALQWCGWMFLLGLGVLLIFWILSPWVIAILFERGQFSAADTQSVSDVLRWGLIQVPFFYAGLVLVQLLASHERYNVIAFFTVTNLFIKIIGNLFLPDLMGVSGIALSTGLMYVWSTACLYIASRRFI